Below is a genomic region from Spirosoma radiotolerans.
TTGGTCTGACTGCCCTACAAATCAAAAACCGTAAACCAAAAACCAAAAACCATAATGAGCCTACACATTGGCGACCTAGCTCCTGACTTTACAAGCACTGACCAGAATGGCCAGCCCATTAAACTGTCTGACTACCGGGGCAAAAAAGTGGTTCTCTACTTTTATCCGAAGGATAATACACCTGGTTGCACGGCTCAGGCTTGTAGTCTTCGCGATAGCTATGCCGATTTGCGGGCCGCAGGATACGAGGTTCTGGGAGTGAGTATCGATGATCAGAAATCTCACCAAAAATTTATCAGTAAATTCGAGTTGCCGTTTACGCTTATAGCCGATACCGATAGGAAGGTGGCCGAGGCTTATGATGTCTGGAAAGAAAAGTCCATGTACGGACGGACGTATATGGGCACTGTCCGAACAACGTTTCTCATCGATGAGAACGGCGTCATCACCGATATTATTAACAAAGTAGACACTAAAAACCACGCAGAACAGATTTTACCTTAATGCGATCCTTCCGCCGGGGCAGCCATAACGCTGTGCAGGCGGGAACTCGCCATCGTTGATTAAAAAAGCGGGATTTTATCCGCACTACTACATGGAAATAGACCAACTCAAACACACTGCAACCGCCGTTCGGCGTGACATTCTTCGCATGGTAGCAGCCGTTAACTCCGGGCACCCCGGTGGTTCTCTAGGTTGTACTGATTTTCTGGTCGCCCTTTATTTTGAGGTGATGAACCGGAAAAAAGATGCCAATGGCAATCCTGTCTTCGACATGGATGGCCGGGATGAAGACATTTTCTTTCTGTCGAATGGCCACATTTCGCCAGTATTCTATTCAGTACTGGCGCGGGCGGGCTACTTTCCCATTTCAGAGCTGGCTACGTTCCGGAAACTGGATAGCCGGTTGCAGGGCCACCCTACAACGGCTGAACATCTGCCAGGTGTTCGCATTGCATCGGGTTCGTTGGGCCAGGGCTTGTCGGTAGCCAGCGGTGCGGCTTACTCCAAAAAACTGAATGGCGACAAAAGCCATGTATACGTTCTGATGGGCGATGGAGAGCAGCAGGAAGGTCAGGTTTGGGAAGCGGCTCAATTTGCTCCGAACAAAAAACTAGGTAACCTAACCGCCATCATCGACCTCAACCACGCCCAGATTGACGGCACGACCGACAATGTAAACAGCAACCGCGATCTGGCAGCCAAATACCGTGCGTTCGGCTGGTTTGTCGACGAGATGGAAGGAAACGACATTGAAGACGTCATCCGGACGCTTAAGAAGTCGCAGGAAAATCCAGAAGTACCGACCATGATTCTGATGCACACCGAAATGGGCTTCGGCGTCGAGTACATGGTTGGCAATTATAAATGGCACGGCACGGCACCCAACGCTGACCAATTGACGCAGGCGCTGAACGGGCTGCCCTTATCAATTGGTGTAACGGATTATTGATTGTACCAAACAGCCTCTGGCTGTTTGTGGCGGAATGCAAAATCAAACAGCCAGAAGCTGTTTGGTACACAGACACATGAACATCAAACGCCTGGTCATCGAAAATTTCAAGTCCATTGAACGGATCGAGCTCATTGAGCTGAGTCCGTTCACAGTCTTTGTCGGTCCTAACGGGTCGG
It encodes:
- the bcp gene encoding thioredoxin-dependent thiol peroxidase — translated: MSLHIGDLAPDFTSTDQNGQPIKLSDYRGKKVVLYFYPKDNTPGCTAQACSLRDSYADLRAAGYEVLGVSIDDQKSHQKFISKFELPFTLIADTDRKVAEAYDVWKEKSMYGRTYMGTVRTTFLIDENGVITDIINKVDTKNHAEQILP
- a CDS encoding transketolase — its product is MEIDQLKHTATAVRRDILRMVAAVNSGHPGGSLGCTDFLVALYFEVMNRKKDANGNPVFDMDGRDEDIFFLSNGHISPVFYSVLARAGYFPISELATFRKLDSRLQGHPTTAEHLPGVRIASGSLGQGLSVASGAAYSKKLNGDKSHVYVLMGDGEQQEGQVWEAAQFAPNKKLGNLTAIIDLNHAQIDGTTDNVNSNRDLAAKYRAFGWFVDEMEGNDIEDVIRTLKKSQENPEVPTMILMHTEMGFGVEYMVGNYKWHGTAPNADQLTQALNGLPLSIGVTDY
- a CDS encoding AAA family ATPase encodes the protein MNIKRLVIENFKSIERIELIELSPFTVFVGPNGSGKSTIFEALKY